The following coding sequences lie in one Spinacia oleracea cultivar Varoflay chromosome 1, BTI_SOV_V1, whole genome shotgun sequence genomic window:
- the LOC130465766 gene encoding CLIP-associated protein-like, translating to MVKDINARLERIEPKPRSSDSVVSSDTVNEPKVNNHTQNHNPKRSSPKAKNTSGDGDVTEKPVEPVKVYSEKELIREFEKTASTLVPEKDWSYRIAAMQRFESLVIGCRLS from the exons ATG GTGAAGGATATAAATGCAAGGTTGGAGAGGATTGAACCAAAGCCCCGGTCTTCTGATAGTGTTGTTAGTAGTGATACCGTTAATGAGCCCAAGGTTAATAATCATACTCAAAATCATAATCCTAAGCGAAGCAGTCCTAAAGCCAAGAATACTTCTG GAGATGGAGATGTTACAGAGAAGCCAGTTGAACCTGTGAAAGTTTACTCAGAGAAGGAGCTGATCAGGGAATTTGAGAAAACTGCTTCAACACTTGTACCAGAAAAAGATTGGTCTTACCGTATTGCAGCCATGCAGAGATTTGAATCCCTTGTAATTGGATGCAGACTCTCTTGA